From a single Kryptolebias marmoratus isolate JLee-2015 linkage group LG6, ASM164957v2, whole genome shotgun sequence genomic region:
- the sytl5 gene encoding synaptotagmin-like protein 5 isoform X2, with product MEKTVDEFNLSFLLEHERDMILKVLQKDEKLRKREEKRIRKLKNELLEIKRKGSRRPQDSGERQCARCLKALGLIFDRGDLCEECHLRVCSECRVTAAGSRQWRCSVCSKISELKVVTGEWFLEERSKRFEQKALSSDVIKQSILSSPPTTEKMSTENLSVSSEPEKPDTPKSNRSAVRSLMDGAKRKGRMKMAKKGNRPTLKPENGVDSKSASDGDAQSVRSAASLHSNRSAAVAVESSGMPTVPNNLRSQTPDKSSNPSNNRRPDGAESVASLPSSEGAPEKKAAGHHRTNSDAPAISVSRASVSSDHSRSEMDLSAPGSEPSDDAFSLRSRSVPGLNEAEFSDEEEDIDALMSAHSRSAGRSISSAVSTSSTPGSERRWGYLNVPDSDAETSSINSMMSMYSDTGDYGNAKVSGEILLNVSYNYKTGALNVLVKECQNLAVGDERRQRTDAYVKTYLLPDTSRQSKRKTSIKPNTINPIFNDNLRYVISHSQLETRTLQVSVWHHDRFGYNSFLGEVELTFDSWEFDSQIEAWYALQPRVESSIDSTMQYKGELTVVLKYIPAEKNLTLPLDQVQVKKSFLKSKKRSSFTLPKGGMVELLVKGAKNLTAVKSGGTSDPFVKGYLLPDNNKSTKHKTAVERRTVNPQWNHTFTYCGLQPGDLNNICLELTVWDKEALSSNVFLGGVRLGAGTGKSYGNEVDWMDSYGEEQRVWQRMTENPEVPQECTLMLRSTMRKCST from the exons ATGGAGAAGACCGTGGATGAGTTCAATCTCTCCTTCCTGCTGGAGCACGAACGAGACATGATCCTGAAGGTGCTGCAGAAGGACGAGAAACTGAGGAAGCGAGAGGAGAAAAGGATACG GAAGCTAAAAAATGAGCTGCTGGAGATCAAGCGGAAAGGTTCCCGCCGGCCCCAGGATTCTGGGGAGCGTCAGTGCGCTCGCTGCCTGAAGGCTCTGGGCCTGATCTTTGACCGTGGGGATCTGTGCGAGGAGTGCCATCTGCGCGTCTGCAGCGAATGTCGAGTCACTGCCGCAGGGTCGCGCCAGTGGAGGTGCAGCGTCTGTTCCAAGATCTC GGAGCTGAAGGTGGTGACTGGAGAATGGTTCCTGGAGGAGCGCTCCAAACGCTTTGAGCAGAAAGCGCTGAGCAGCGACGTCATCAAACAGTCCATCCTGAGCAGTCCACCAA CCACAGAAAAAATGTCGACAGAGAATCTATCAGTCTCCTCTGAGCCAGAGAAGCCCGACACTCCGAAGTCCAACAGAAGCGCCGTACGCAGCCTCATGGATGGCGCCAAAAGGAAGGG ACGGATGAAGATGGCTAAGAAAGGCAACCGGCCCACCTTGAAGCCAGAGAACGGAGTCGACAGCAAGTCAGCTTCAGATGGAGACGCTCAAAGCGTTCGTTCTGCTGCGAGTTTACATTCAAACAG GAGCGCTGCGGTGGCTGTAGAGTCCTCAGGGATGCCCACCGTACCCAACAACCTGCGATCCCAAACTCCAGATAAATCCTCCAATCCCAGCAACAACCGGAGG CCTGACGGAGCAGAAAGCGTTGCCAGTTTACCCTCCAGCGAAGGTGCGCCTGAGAAGAAGGCAGCTGGTCACCACCGGACGAACTCCGACGCTCCGGCCATCTCCGTGTCCAGGGCTTCTGTCTCGTCAG ATCACAGCCGCTCAGAGATGGATCTGTCAGCTCCTGGATCTGAACCCAGCGACGACGCTTTCAGTCTGAGAAGTCGCTCCGTCCCGGGACTCAATGAAGCG GAGTTCTCCGACGAGGAGGAAGACATTGACGCCCTGATGTCGGCCCACAGCCGGAGCGCCGGCCGCAGCATCAGCAGCGCCGTGTCAACG TCCTCCACTCCTGGCTCCGAGCGAAGGTGGGGGTACCTTAATGTCCCCGACTCGGATGCTGAGACT AGCAGCATCAACAGCATGATGAGCATGTACAGCGACACCGGTGACTATGGCAACGCCAAGGTGAGCGGCGAGATCCTCCTGAACGTCAGCTACAACTACAAAACAGGCGCCCTCAACGTCCTGGTGAAAGAGTGTCAAAACCTGGCGGTGGGAGACGAGAGGAGGCAGCGCACGGACGC GTACGTGAAGACTTACCTGCTGCCCGACACGTCCAGGCAGAGCAAGAGGAAGACCAGCATCAAGCCCAACACCATCAACCCCATTTTCAATGACAACCTGAGG tacGTGATCAGCCACTCGCAGCTGGAGACTCGGACCCTGCAGGTGTCCGTGTGGCATCACGACCGGTTCGGATACAACAGCTTCCTGGGCGAGGTGGAGCTGACCTTTGACTCGTGGGAGTTCGACTCTCAGATAGAGGCGTGGTACGCTCTGCAGCCCAGG GTGGAGAGCAGCATAGACTCCACGATGCAGTACAAAGGAGAGCTGACCGTCGTGCTGAAGTACatacctgcagagaaaaacctCACGCTGCCTCTGGACCAAGTTCAAG TGAAGAAGAGTTTTCTCAAAAGCAAGAAGAGGAGCAGCTTCACGCTGCCTAAAGGGGGCATGGTCGAGCTGTTGGTCAAAGGGGCCAAAAATCTGACCGCCGTCAAGTCTGGAGGCACTTCTGATCCTTTCGTGAAAGG GTACCTCCTCCCTGACAATAACAAGTCGACGAAGCACAAGACGGCGGTGGAGCGGCGCACCGTGAACCCACAGTGGAATCACACCTTCACCTACTGCGGCCTGCAGCCAGGAGACCTGAACAACATCTGCCTGGAGCTGACTGTGTGGGACAAAGAGGCTTTGTCCAGCAACGTCTTCCTGGGAGGAGTCAGGCTGGGAGCTGGCACAG GTAAAAGCTACGGAAATGAAGTGGACTGGATGGACTCGTACGGGGAGGAACAGCGGGTTTGGCAACGCATGACCGAAAACCCGGAAGTTCCTCAGGAGTGTACCCTGATGCTGCGGTCGACCATGCGCAAGTGCAGCACGTGA
- the sytl5 gene encoding synaptotagmin-like protein 5 isoform X1 yields the protein MEKTVDEFNLSFLLEHERDMILKVLQKDEKLRKREEKRIRKLKNELLEIKRKGSRRPQDSGERQCARCLKALGLIFDRGDLCEECHLRVCSECRVTAAGSRQWRCSVCSKISELKVVTGEWFLEERSKRFEQKALSSDVIKQSILSSPPTTEKMSTENLSVSSEPEKPDTPKSNRSAVRSLMDGAKRKGRMKMAKKGNRPTLKPENGVDSKSASDGDAQSVRSAASLHSNRSAAVAVESSGMPTVPNNLRSQTPDKSSNPSNNRRVRPDGAESVASLPSSEGAPEKKAAGHHRTNSDAPAISVSRASVSSDHSRSEMDLSAPGSEPSDDAFSLRSRSVPGLNEAEFSDEEEDIDALMSAHSRSAGRSISSAVSTSSTPGSERRWGYLNVPDSDAETSSINSMMSMYSDTGDYGNAKVSGEILLNVSYNYKTGALNVLVKECQNLAVGDERRQRTDAYVKTYLLPDTSRQSKRKTSIKPNTINPIFNDNLRYVISHSQLETRTLQVSVWHHDRFGYNSFLGEVELTFDSWEFDSQIEAWYALQPRVESSIDSTMQYKGELTVVLKYIPAEKNLTLPLDQVQVKKSFLKSKKRSSFTLPKGGMVELLVKGAKNLTAVKSGGTSDPFVKGYLLPDNNKSTKHKTAVERRTVNPQWNHTFTYCGLQPGDLNNICLELTVWDKEALSSNVFLGGVRLGAGTGKSYGNEVDWMDSYGEEQRVWQRMTENPEVPQECTLMLRSTMRKCST from the exons ATGGAGAAGACCGTGGATGAGTTCAATCTCTCCTTCCTGCTGGAGCACGAACGAGACATGATCCTGAAGGTGCTGCAGAAGGACGAGAAACTGAGGAAGCGAGAGGAGAAAAGGATACG GAAGCTAAAAAATGAGCTGCTGGAGATCAAGCGGAAAGGTTCCCGCCGGCCCCAGGATTCTGGGGAGCGTCAGTGCGCTCGCTGCCTGAAGGCTCTGGGCCTGATCTTTGACCGTGGGGATCTGTGCGAGGAGTGCCATCTGCGCGTCTGCAGCGAATGTCGAGTCACTGCCGCAGGGTCGCGCCAGTGGAGGTGCAGCGTCTGTTCCAAGATCTC GGAGCTGAAGGTGGTGACTGGAGAATGGTTCCTGGAGGAGCGCTCCAAACGCTTTGAGCAGAAAGCGCTGAGCAGCGACGTCATCAAACAGTCCATCCTGAGCAGTCCACCAA CCACAGAAAAAATGTCGACAGAGAATCTATCAGTCTCCTCTGAGCCAGAGAAGCCCGACACTCCGAAGTCCAACAGAAGCGCCGTACGCAGCCTCATGGATGGCGCCAAAAGGAAGGG ACGGATGAAGATGGCTAAGAAAGGCAACCGGCCCACCTTGAAGCCAGAGAACGGAGTCGACAGCAAGTCAGCTTCAGATGGAGACGCTCAAAGCGTTCGTTCTGCTGCGAGTTTACATTCAAACAG GAGCGCTGCGGTGGCTGTAGAGTCCTCAGGGATGCCCACCGTACCCAACAACCTGCGATCCCAAACTCCAGATAAATCCTCCAATCCCAGCAACAACCGGAGGGTCAGG CCTGACGGAGCAGAAAGCGTTGCCAGTTTACCCTCCAGCGAAGGTGCGCCTGAGAAGAAGGCAGCTGGTCACCACCGGACGAACTCCGACGCTCCGGCCATCTCCGTGTCCAGGGCTTCTGTCTCGTCAG ATCACAGCCGCTCAGAGATGGATCTGTCAGCTCCTGGATCTGAACCCAGCGACGACGCTTTCAGTCTGAGAAGTCGCTCCGTCCCGGGACTCAATGAAGCG GAGTTCTCCGACGAGGAGGAAGACATTGACGCCCTGATGTCGGCCCACAGCCGGAGCGCCGGCCGCAGCATCAGCAGCGCCGTGTCAACG TCCTCCACTCCTGGCTCCGAGCGAAGGTGGGGGTACCTTAATGTCCCCGACTCGGATGCTGAGACT AGCAGCATCAACAGCATGATGAGCATGTACAGCGACACCGGTGACTATGGCAACGCCAAGGTGAGCGGCGAGATCCTCCTGAACGTCAGCTACAACTACAAAACAGGCGCCCTCAACGTCCTGGTGAAAGAGTGTCAAAACCTGGCGGTGGGAGACGAGAGGAGGCAGCGCACGGACGC GTACGTGAAGACTTACCTGCTGCCCGACACGTCCAGGCAGAGCAAGAGGAAGACCAGCATCAAGCCCAACACCATCAACCCCATTTTCAATGACAACCTGAGG tacGTGATCAGCCACTCGCAGCTGGAGACTCGGACCCTGCAGGTGTCCGTGTGGCATCACGACCGGTTCGGATACAACAGCTTCCTGGGCGAGGTGGAGCTGACCTTTGACTCGTGGGAGTTCGACTCTCAGATAGAGGCGTGGTACGCTCTGCAGCCCAGG GTGGAGAGCAGCATAGACTCCACGATGCAGTACAAAGGAGAGCTGACCGTCGTGCTGAAGTACatacctgcagagaaaaacctCACGCTGCCTCTGGACCAAGTTCAAG TGAAGAAGAGTTTTCTCAAAAGCAAGAAGAGGAGCAGCTTCACGCTGCCTAAAGGGGGCATGGTCGAGCTGTTGGTCAAAGGGGCCAAAAATCTGACCGCCGTCAAGTCTGGAGGCACTTCTGATCCTTTCGTGAAAGG GTACCTCCTCCCTGACAATAACAAGTCGACGAAGCACAAGACGGCGGTGGAGCGGCGCACCGTGAACCCACAGTGGAATCACACCTTCACCTACTGCGGCCTGCAGCCAGGAGACCTGAACAACATCTGCCTGGAGCTGACTGTGTGGGACAAAGAGGCTTTGTCCAGCAACGTCTTCCTGGGAGGAGTCAGGCTGGGAGCTGGCACAG GTAAAAGCTACGGAAATGAAGTGGACTGGATGGACTCGTACGGGGAGGAACAGCGGGTTTGGCAACGCATGACCGAAAACCCGGAAGTTCCTCAGGAGTGTACCCTGATGCTGCGGTCGACCATGCGCAAGTGCAGCACGTGA
- the sytl5 gene encoding synaptotagmin-like protein 5 isoform X3, which produces MEKTVDEFNLSFLLEHERDMILKVLQKDEKLRKREEKRIRKLKNELLEIKRKGSRRPQDSGERQCARCLKALGLIFDRGDLCEECHLRVCSECRVTAAGSRQWRCSVCSKISELKVVTGEWFLEERSKRFEQKALSSDVIKQSILSSPPTTEKMSTENLSVSSEPEKPDTPKSNRSAVRSLMDGAKRKGRMKMAKKGNRPTLKPENGVDSKSASDGDAQSVRSAASLHSNRSAAVAVESSGMPTVPNNLRSQTPDKSSNPSNNRRVRPDGAESVASLPSSEGAPEKKAAGHHRTNSDAPAISVSRASVSSDHSRSEMDLSAPGSEPSDDAFSLRSRSVPGLNEAEFSDEEEDIDALMSAHSRSAGRSISSAVSTSSINSMMSMYSDTGDYGNAKVSGEILLNVSYNYKTGALNVLVKECQNLAVGDERRQRTDAYVKTYLLPDTSRQSKRKTSIKPNTINPIFNDNLRYVISHSQLETRTLQVSVWHHDRFGYNSFLGEVELTFDSWEFDSQIEAWYALQPRVESSIDSTMQYKGELTVVLKYIPAEKNLTLPLDQVQVKKSFLKSKKRSSFTLPKGGMVELLVKGAKNLTAVKSGGTSDPFVKGYLLPDNNKSTKHKTAVERRTVNPQWNHTFTYCGLQPGDLNNICLELTVWDKEALSSNVFLGGVRLGAGTGKSYGNEVDWMDSYGEEQRVWQRMTENPEVPQECTLMLRSTMRKCST; this is translated from the exons ATGGAGAAGACCGTGGATGAGTTCAATCTCTCCTTCCTGCTGGAGCACGAACGAGACATGATCCTGAAGGTGCTGCAGAAGGACGAGAAACTGAGGAAGCGAGAGGAGAAAAGGATACG GAAGCTAAAAAATGAGCTGCTGGAGATCAAGCGGAAAGGTTCCCGCCGGCCCCAGGATTCTGGGGAGCGTCAGTGCGCTCGCTGCCTGAAGGCTCTGGGCCTGATCTTTGACCGTGGGGATCTGTGCGAGGAGTGCCATCTGCGCGTCTGCAGCGAATGTCGAGTCACTGCCGCAGGGTCGCGCCAGTGGAGGTGCAGCGTCTGTTCCAAGATCTC GGAGCTGAAGGTGGTGACTGGAGAATGGTTCCTGGAGGAGCGCTCCAAACGCTTTGAGCAGAAAGCGCTGAGCAGCGACGTCATCAAACAGTCCATCCTGAGCAGTCCACCAA CCACAGAAAAAATGTCGACAGAGAATCTATCAGTCTCCTCTGAGCCAGAGAAGCCCGACACTCCGAAGTCCAACAGAAGCGCCGTACGCAGCCTCATGGATGGCGCCAAAAGGAAGGG ACGGATGAAGATGGCTAAGAAAGGCAACCGGCCCACCTTGAAGCCAGAGAACGGAGTCGACAGCAAGTCAGCTTCAGATGGAGACGCTCAAAGCGTTCGTTCTGCTGCGAGTTTACATTCAAACAG GAGCGCTGCGGTGGCTGTAGAGTCCTCAGGGATGCCCACCGTACCCAACAACCTGCGATCCCAAACTCCAGATAAATCCTCCAATCCCAGCAACAACCGGAGGGTCAGG CCTGACGGAGCAGAAAGCGTTGCCAGTTTACCCTCCAGCGAAGGTGCGCCTGAGAAGAAGGCAGCTGGTCACCACCGGACGAACTCCGACGCTCCGGCCATCTCCGTGTCCAGGGCTTCTGTCTCGTCAG ATCACAGCCGCTCAGAGATGGATCTGTCAGCTCCTGGATCTGAACCCAGCGACGACGCTTTCAGTCTGAGAAGTCGCTCCGTCCCGGGACTCAATGAAGCG GAGTTCTCCGACGAGGAGGAAGACATTGACGCCCTGATGTCGGCCCACAGCCGGAGCGCCGGCCGCAGCATCAGCAGCGCCGTGTCAACG AGCAGCATCAACAGCATGATGAGCATGTACAGCGACACCGGTGACTATGGCAACGCCAAGGTGAGCGGCGAGATCCTCCTGAACGTCAGCTACAACTACAAAACAGGCGCCCTCAACGTCCTGGTGAAAGAGTGTCAAAACCTGGCGGTGGGAGACGAGAGGAGGCAGCGCACGGACGC GTACGTGAAGACTTACCTGCTGCCCGACACGTCCAGGCAGAGCAAGAGGAAGACCAGCATCAAGCCCAACACCATCAACCCCATTTTCAATGACAACCTGAGG tacGTGATCAGCCACTCGCAGCTGGAGACTCGGACCCTGCAGGTGTCCGTGTGGCATCACGACCGGTTCGGATACAACAGCTTCCTGGGCGAGGTGGAGCTGACCTTTGACTCGTGGGAGTTCGACTCTCAGATAGAGGCGTGGTACGCTCTGCAGCCCAGG GTGGAGAGCAGCATAGACTCCACGATGCAGTACAAAGGAGAGCTGACCGTCGTGCTGAAGTACatacctgcagagaaaaacctCACGCTGCCTCTGGACCAAGTTCAAG TGAAGAAGAGTTTTCTCAAAAGCAAGAAGAGGAGCAGCTTCACGCTGCCTAAAGGGGGCATGGTCGAGCTGTTGGTCAAAGGGGCCAAAAATCTGACCGCCGTCAAGTCTGGAGGCACTTCTGATCCTTTCGTGAAAGG GTACCTCCTCCCTGACAATAACAAGTCGACGAAGCACAAGACGGCGGTGGAGCGGCGCACCGTGAACCCACAGTGGAATCACACCTTCACCTACTGCGGCCTGCAGCCAGGAGACCTGAACAACATCTGCCTGGAGCTGACTGTGTGGGACAAAGAGGCTTTGTCCAGCAACGTCTTCCTGGGAGGAGTCAGGCTGGGAGCTGGCACAG GTAAAAGCTACGGAAATGAAGTGGACTGGATGGACTCGTACGGGGAGGAACAGCGGGTTTGGCAACGCATGACCGAAAACCCGGAAGTTCCTCAGGAGTGTACCCTGATGCTGCGGTCGACCATGCGCAAGTGCAGCACGTGA